One genomic window of Candidatus Hydrogenedentota bacterium includes the following:
- a CDS encoding HDOD domain-containing protein: protein MDAPDVRDAVSRISRLPTLPTVLGQIMEALSDPDSSALDLGKHIAADQSLSATLLRQVNSAYYGFYRKITTVKDAVVILGFREVQNLVLAASAFRSFAKSNSPYNRNQLWRHSLATAMAAERIAKRLSLEADGSHFSAGLLHDIGKVALDSVYPDNFQEAVKRAVDGQRPLYEVEPEVFGMDHAEVGGVLGEHWNLPPLLTEALRRHHTPDQAMLSPQLAHVTALANHLAYDAGYGEASNAGDHAYPASSAAALKMDAGRCQPIVDELKEAAERIDSMLGAVAAV, encoded by the coding sequence TTGGACGCCCCAGACGTTCGCGATGCTGTGTCGCGCATCAGCCGTTTGCCGACGCTCCCGACCGTACTGGGGCAGATCATGGAAGCCTTATCCGATCCGGACAGCTCGGCCCTCGACCTGGGCAAACACATCGCGGCGGACCAAAGTCTTTCGGCGACGCTGTTGCGTCAGGTCAACTCGGCGTACTACGGTTTCTACCGGAAGATCACGACCGTGAAGGACGCCGTCGTGATTCTTGGGTTTCGCGAAGTCCAAAACCTTGTCCTTGCCGCCTCCGCGTTTCGCAGTTTCGCGAAGAGCAACTCGCCCTATAACCGCAATCAACTTTGGCGGCATAGTCTTGCCACGGCGATGGCCGCCGAACGAATTGCCAAACGGCTCTCGCTGGAAGCCGACGGCAGCCATTTCAGCGCGGGGCTTCTTCACGACATCGGCAAGGTCGCGCTCGACAGCGTGTATCCCGACAACTTTCAGGAGGCCGTGAAGCGCGCTGTCGACGGGCAGCGTCCGCTGTACGAAGTGGAGCCGGAAGTCTTCGGAATGGACCATGCCGAAGTGGGGGGCGTGCTCGGTGAACATTGGAACTTGCCGCCGCTATTGACCGAGGCGCTGCGCCGGCACCACACGCCCGATCAGGCGATGCTGTCCCCCCAATTGGCGCACGTCACCGCGCTCGCCAATCATCTCGCATACGACGCTGGCTATGGCGAAGCGAGCAACGCGGGAGACCACGCCTATCCCGCGTCGTCCGCTGCGGCGCTAAAAATGGACGCAGGCAGATGCCAGCCGATCGTCGACGAACTCAAGGAAGCGGCAGAACGCATAGATTCCATGCTCGGCGCTGTCGCGGCTGTATAG
- the bcp gene encoding thioredoxin-dependent thiol peroxidase yields the protein MPTEGAKSPAFSLKSANGETVKLSGFKGKCVVLYFYPKDDTPGCTVEANEFQANAKAFEKAGAVVIGVSPDSEKSHCKFADKFGLTLTLLADEKHEVAEKYGVWVEKSMYGRKYMGVQRATFLIDENGRIAKVWPKVKPEGHAKEVLDAIKSR from the coding sequence ATGCCGACGGAAGGGGCGAAGTCCCCGGCATTTTCGCTCAAGTCAGCTAACGGCGAGACCGTCAAGTTGTCCGGCTTCAAGGGGAAATGCGTCGTGCTGTACTTTTATCCGAAGGACGACACGCCGGGATGTACAGTCGAAGCGAATGAGTTCCAAGCGAACGCAAAGGCCTTTGAGAAGGCGGGCGCGGTCGTGATTGGTGTGAGCCCGGACTCGGAGAAGTCGCACTGCAAGTTCGCCGACAAATTCGGGCTGACACTTACGTTGCTGGCCGACGAAAAGCACGAGGTGGCGGAAAAATATGGCGTGTGGGTCGAGAAGAGCATGTACGGGAGGAAGTACATGGGTGTCCAGCGCGCAACGTTTCTCATCGACGAAAATGGGAGAATTGCAAAGGTCTGGCCGAAGGTTAAGCCGGAAGGTCATGCGAAGGAAGTTCTGGACGCGATCAAATCGCGGTAA
- a CDS encoding DUF2752 domain-containing protein, which translates to MSIALSPDPRGFGTHEQLGLPPCISTNFIGVPCPLCGMTTSFSLMAHARPVEAFNAQPAGVVFFVICALALAGALTAAILGFTPRWVGYLVRAKWIGSVTIALMLGAWAYKLVSYVR; encoded by the coding sequence ATGTCCATTGCACTTTCTCCGGACCCGCGAGGGTTCGGAACGCATGAGCAATTGGGGTTGCCCCCATGCATCTCCACCAACTTTATCGGCGTACCGTGTCCCCTGTGCGGCATGACGACATCGTTCTCGCTCATGGCGCACGCGCGTCCGGTTGAAGCGTTCAACGCACAACCCGCGGGCGTGGTCTTCTTCGTGATCTGTGCGCTTGCACTGGCAGGCGCTCTCACTGCGGCCATACTTGGGTTCACCCCCCGATGGGTTGGATACCTGGTCCGCGCGAAATGGATCGGCAGTGTCACCATCGCTCTGATGCTGGGTGCGTGGGCGTACAAACTGGTCTCCTACGTGCGTTGA
- a CDS encoding ABC transporter ATP-binding protein: MYGIDENTNYEERNVAKPKGDSWSIYKRLLGYVLEYKARLALSVVLAFFVALSLGGIVVFAGSVVTYTFSSPGEAAKQLADDTASINARVEDMRAIVGWAPSNLDQMLRDAVGFLREEGRQTRAMVWLCTIVILLALIGGLSRFGQEYLCASIATFITVRLGLEMFDNIIRLPIRFFEKHTSGEIIARMTNDCFTAGRGLTAVFMKLFREPFKAIVFFTIAFSAHAPLTIIGLGVLPPVVLIMIKIGQKVRKSMRRTLERIAGLQTVSKESVAGISIIKGFLMEDFVRSLVRREYAKLQRQGLKMMRADAAIGPLTEFVMTLGFVVFIVISVYEVTKPNPSLRVDDLLKLYLSLAMMLDPVRKLTAVNNAVQTSVASAERVFEFIDLKPDIVDAPDAVTLKPLREIIRFEDVHFSYDGKTEVLRGVTFDVKKGEMIAIVGFSGAGKSTLAKLVPRFYDVTGGSISIDGVDIRKATQSSLRAQISIVTQDTILFNASVRENIAAGNDSYSDDRIKQAVKAAHATEFVEKLYRQYETVIGESGGSLSGGQRQRLAIARALIKDPAILILDEATSSLDMESERAIQKAIEEFVVGRTSIVIAHRLSTVQRADRILVLDQGRVVEQGKHEELLQRPDSLYRTRLYGAEIAPAAEEEASAGNNGSDTAAALPSREDAVY, translated from the coding sequence ATGTACGGTATTGACGAAAACACGAATTACGAAGAACGGAACGTCGCGAAGCCCAAGGGCGACTCGTGGAGCATCTATAAGCGCCTGCTCGGTTACGTCCTCGAATACAAGGCGCGCCTTGCGCTTTCGGTCGTGCTGGCTTTTTTCGTGGCGCTTTCGTTGGGGGGCATCGTCGTATTTGCGGGTAGCGTTGTGACCTACACGTTTAGCTCTCCCGGCGAAGCGGCGAAACAGTTGGCGGACGATACCGCAAGCATTAATGCCCGCGTCGAAGACATGCGGGCAATCGTCGGCTGGGCGCCGAGCAACCTCGACCAAATGCTTCGCGACGCCGTAGGGTTTCTCCGCGAGGAGGGCAGGCAAACGCGGGCGATGGTTTGGCTTTGCACCATCGTCATCCTTCTCGCGCTAATCGGCGGCTTGTCGCGATTCGGCCAGGAATACCTATGCGCGTCCATTGCGACGTTTATCACGGTACGGCTCGGGCTGGAAATGTTCGACAACATCATTCGCCTGCCGATTCGGTTCTTCGAGAAGCACACTTCCGGCGAAATCATCGCGCGCATGACCAATGACTGCTTCACGGCGGGACGCGGACTGACGGCGGTATTCATGAAGTTGTTCCGCGAACCCTTCAAGGCGATAGTCTTTTTCACGATCGCCTTTAGCGCCCACGCGCCACTCACCATCATCGGTCTGGGGGTGCTGCCGCCGGTCGTGCTCATCATGATCAAGATTGGCCAAAAAGTGCGCAAGAGCATGCGCCGCACGTTGGAACGCATCGCGGGATTGCAGACGGTATCCAAGGAAAGTGTGGCGGGGATCAGCATCATCAAAGGGTTCCTGATGGAAGACTTCGTGCGCTCGCTCGTGCGCAGGGAGTACGCAAAACTCCAACGCCAAGGCCTGAAGATGATGCGGGCCGATGCCGCGATTGGCCCCCTGACCGAGTTTGTGATGACGCTTGGCTTCGTTGTGTTCATTGTGATCAGCGTTTACGAAGTGACCAAGCCGAATCCTTCGCTCCGGGTGGACGACCTGTTGAAACTGTATCTATCGCTGGCAATGATGCTGGACCCCGTGCGCAAACTGACCGCAGTCAACAATGCGGTCCAAACGAGTGTGGCCAGCGCCGAGCGCGTATTCGAGTTTATCGATCTTAAACCGGACATTGTCGATGCGCCGGATGCAGTCACTTTGAAGCCGTTGCGCGAAATCATTCGGTTTGAGGATGTCCACTTTTCCTATGATGGCAAGACGGAAGTTCTGCGGGGTGTAACGTTTGACGTCAAGAAGGGCGAAATGATTGCGATCGTGGGCTTCAGCGGCGCCGGCAAGAGCACGCTGGCGAAGTTGGTTCCGCGATTCTACGACGTTACCGGGGGCAGCATTTCGATCGATGGCGTCGACATTCGCAAGGCGACGCAATCGAGCCTTCGCGCGCAAATCAGCATCGTCACGCAAGACACGATTCTATTCAATGCGTCGGTGCGCGAGAACATTGCTGCGGGTAATGACTCGTACAGCGACGATCGGATCAAACAAGCCGTCAAGGCCGCGCATGCCACCGAGTTTGTGGAGAAGCTTTACCGGCAGTACGAGACAGTCATCGGCGAGTCGGGCGGTTCGCTTTCCGGCGGGCAGCGGCAGCGCCTTGCGATTGCCCGCGCCCTGATCAAAGACCCGGCGATCCTCATTCTCGATGAAGCGACGTCGAGCCTTGACATGGAAAGCGAGCGCGCTATCCAGAAAGCAATCGAGGAGTTTGTGGTGGGGCGCACGTCCATCGTAATTGCCCACCGCCTCTCGACTGTGCAGCGGGCGGACCGCATTCTCGTGCTGGACCAGGGCCGGGTTGTCGAGCAAGGCAAACACGAAGAACTCTTGCAGCGCCCCGATAGTCTGTACAGAACACGGCTCTACGGAGCCGAAATAGCACCTGCTGCCGAGGAGGAGGCGTCCGCGGGCAACAATGGCAGCGATACGGCCGCCGCACTCCCTTCGCGAGAAGACGCCGTTTACTGA